The nucleotide window GGCTGAAAAATAAGGTGAATGCTTTTTTGCTTGAGATTAACCCTCCAAATTTTTTCTTGTAGATAGCGAAAGTTGCAGCACCAACTCCAACTTAACGGGTGAGGTTGCCCCAACTCCAACTTAACAGGTGAGGTTGCCCCTTCCTTTGTACTTGAGTGCTGCTTTTGTGGTTTGGCCTTAGCATTGTTCTTGTGGGGTTGTGATCTGTTCCTTTGGTTTCAGCCATTTAATATGTTCAACCATGGGTTCCCTTAATCATTTTGGGAATTGAACTGATTTAAGATTTTTCATGTATGGTAGTTTCTTTTTGAATTTCTTCTTTTGGCACTCTGCTCTGAGATACTAGCTGAAAGAAACTGTGAGAGCATTTTAGCTTTGGAATTAGACTACAATATATTCTACTCTTAATGGTGGAATCTCTGTTTTAAAACAAGACAAATTGCTCTCTACCATCTTCAACTTCCTTCAGCGGATGTAAGGTTATGTGTAATGTATGCTGTTTCCTTTCTGGTAGAAAACTGCTTTTGGCCTCTACTTTGTCTGTTGTGGTTGAATAACTAACAAGGTATGTTTTGAGAATGTTTCTTCGATTTTAGCCATATATGATTTGAGAATAAGAATGGTCTTGTATTGTATTGTAAAAGAAGTTCAGAATGCATTTTAATGAGATTAGATTAAAATCCCTTCTTTTTTCCCCCTTTTTATGTTGGATTCAACGAGGCAGGGACTCTATATGTGCGTATATATGTTTCCCTTAAAATCTAGTCATTTGTTTTTGCCATTCTTTCAGATTCTCTGTGAATTTCCGTGCAGCATGAACCCAGTTGGCAACTAGCTGTCTAGACTTCTAGACTTATTGAAACCTTATTATTGTTTAttaaactttattatataatgaGACTACCATGAGATTACCTGCTGAGGCTCTTAAAATGTCGTCTTGACCCTTTTTTATTGTCTGTGTCGCTGAGGTTCACTATCCATCATGTTGACCGAATGTGTCTTGCTCTCTAAGTGGTCCTGTAGTTTCCTTCAGATGCTCTTTTAGCTGATGTTTATGTTTTTTAAGTGGTATGATCCATTCACTGTATGGGACTTACAGCAATTGTTGCTGATGACTGTCATTGAACTCTAGAGTAGACAAAAATATTCAGGAAtccttaaaacaaaaaaattctaaacatgATTGAATGAGAAGGAAATGTGTGAGGTTGACTGGATGAAGTGAGCTTAGAAATGAAGTTGATTGCCATGAAGTTATCAAGCTttacttttcatttttgttcGTAGCTGTGGTGCCCTTATTACAGTAATATGTTTTTGCCTTTCTGGTTCAATGTGAATTTCCTTGCAGCGTGAACCCCGGTTGGCAGGTCTACTGGCAGTGCTTTGCTTGAGTGACGATCTATCAAACTAACTATGAAAGACTTCCAGACCTATGAATATCTTATTTCCTTATTGTATAATGTCCACTATgtttggattaaatacttgtagAAACAATTCAGGCTCTTGAAATATTTGTCATCTTGACCCTTTATTATCGTATATATTTTCGGGGGTTAGTATTCGTTATGTTGGTTCTGTTTTTCAAAATAGTGGCactcttttgtttttatgaGGAAACTGTGTGaggtttttgatgaggccaCTTTACTAGCTACCGTTGTGGTGATGTTGTGGTTATTTTTGGGATTTGTTTAGATATTGTTCTTCTAATTGCCCCAAATCTACATTGTTTTCCATGCAAACCAAGATGATATTATCCCTTATTTGGTATATTCTAATACTCATGGAACGATTTCAACAATGGTTTCAATAGATGACGAAAATGATTCATCCTATTCCTGATTTCCTGTAATGCATGTCCTCAGTTGAAGGAAGCAAAAACATCATTAGATTGCCGGTTTCCGCTGCATCTTCGTTATGCCTCTGTCCGGCATATTCTGTTTCCTCAGAATGATTGATTTGTTGTGGGTTAGACCGGTTAAGTTCAACTCCCAAAGCTTGAACCAATGAACCTTCTACTTACGCTTCTAACATATTTGGGTCAAACCCGATTAGCAGGCCAGCAGGCCCAAGGTGCATGGAAGGAGGAAACCCCAACAGGATCTTTCCTCACAAGCAACCCCTTTTCACGTAACATTCGGTTTCTTTTCATATGTTTACCAACACAAATTAATCAAAATTCTCCTGCTTCAGGATTGTATCGATTTATTTATTCTGTCTCCTCAAGTCCTCATCGCTCCAagtatgctctctctctctgtaggaTAAATTAGGTCTAAAGCGGAAAGATATTATTAATGTGCTTGGGCAAACCCATATAATTTTGTATCTAATTCCTTGGCATCTGATGAATGTTCAATGGATAGATCAAATATGTGTTTGCATCTCTTATAATATTTTTCTATGATTGATTTTCCAATTAGGGTTTTGGGTAGATAACCTCGATGGGTCGGAAGCAAAAGGCCGGCGCGAAGGCGAAATCGAAGAAGAAGGCGAAGAAGAGAGAGGCGCTGAGATTGAAGGAGTCGTCGTCGACCCGGCTATGTCTTGCAACTTATGAATTTAAACCGTTGACTGAGGAGCAGCTGAAATTGCTGGATATGATGAAGACTCATGAGAGATTTACGGGGCCCTGTGAAGTTGAGGATGATTTAGGTCTCACTACTGATGAGGAGTACATGTTGGCCAAAGCTGGACAACTTGAAATCAGCGAAGCCAGAATGCGTCATCTCGATAGCATTAAATCTGAGAGGTTTAACTACTTTAACAAATATAAGATATTTGAAGAGGAATGGGATGAGTTGAAGAAAAGAAACCCAGACAAATACAAAGGTGAGCTAGGTTATATGTAATATTTAATCACGCCTTCTTACATTCTCTGTGGTATATTGTGAGAAACCTAGTTGATTATGTTTTATTGGCACCGAGAGCCATTGACTGATTCTAAAATTTTATATATGTTGGCTGGTTTCCCTGCAGGCTGGAAATACAGTGTCAATGCATTTTAGCTTTAGACTAAACATACAGTTTTTCCTTTGTAGGTGAATATCCTCCCGAAAAGTATACACGACTTCCTTGGCACATAGACACAGAAAAGTCTCTAGCAGTCCGCCGAAGCACAAGTATGTAATGACTCATGTTGTTTGTTTAGCTGTGATCAATCTACTcatggtttaaaaaaaaaatgttttttgctttttaattttCGATGTGAACTGATCGATACAAGAGTTCTGTTATATGATATTTTAATGTACCAATGCTGATCTGATAACATATGCTGGCTAGTCCGAAGAATGTGTCAATGCATGTTAGGTTGAGATTTAACCTACAATTTTCTTCTGGTAGGTGGATGTACTCACAAGGAGCTTGATGCTAAGCCTAAATCTCCTAAAGAATCACCAGCTGCAACTTCTGACAGCGGCAATGCAGGTGAGGTTTTAGGTGCTTTTGTGTTTTGGCCTTGGTATTGTATTGAAGTGTTTGATCGTACGTTGTGGGGTTGTGGTCAAATTACTCAACAATGTTTCAAAATAGTGTCTCTGGTTTTAGCCCTTTATTAATCATTTTGTCCTGTTGTGAATGCATTTAACTTTAGATTAGAACTACAATTCTTCTGTTAAAGGTGGAATGCCTGACTAAGAGCTGACTTTGAGCATGAAACACCTCTTTCTTAGTAAGGCCTAAAAGTGATATACCAAGGATGAGGTGATGTTAGTATCGTATATTGCCCTTTCCTTTGTGATAGCGAACAACTTATGGGCTATGGCTTCTAATATAGTAAGTACGGTTCCTTGATAGTTGTATGTTGTGGTGGAAATGTGGAATGGCTTATGACAATGTTTTAACATTGTTCCTTCGACTTTATCCCTTTAATATGATAAATCATTTGAGAATCGGATTAAATAtagaattttcttttattgtatcTCTATTGCACTGTATTATTTGAGAAGTCAACTGATTGATATAAGAGTTTTGTTATATGGTATTTTAATGTATCGATTACCGATCTGATAACATATGCTGGCTAGTTTGAAAAAAGTGTCAATGCACTTTAGGTTGAGATTAACCTACCATTTTCGTCTGGTAGGTGAATTTCCTCACAATGGGCTTGACGCTAAGCCTGAATCTCAAAAAGAATCACCAACTGTAAGTTCTGTCAGCGGCAATGCAGGTGAGGTTTTAAGTGCTTTTGTGTTCTGCCCGTAGTATTTTATTGAACTGTGTGATCGTACATTGTGGGGTTGTGGTCAAATTACTTAGCAGTGTTTTAAAATGGTTTCTGAATTTAGCCATGTACTAGTCATTTTATGATATTGTGAATGCATTTAGCTTTAGATTAAAGCTACAATTCTCCTGTTTATTAAAGGTTGAATTCCTGACTAAGAGCTGATTTTGAGCGTGAAGCACATCTTTTTTAAAAAGGACTAGAAATGCTATATGTACCTAGGATGAGGTGCCTTTATGTGGATTGTATATTGCCCTTTCCTTTGTGATGGTGTACTGCTTATGGCCTCTAATATAGTAAGTACAGTTCTTTGATACTTGTTTGTTGTGGTGAAAATGTGGAATGGCTCTTGACATTGTTTTAACAATGTTCGATTTTGTCTCTTTAATATGATCAATCAATTGAGAATCGAACTAATTATAGAACtttcttttagttttctttATTGCACTGTGCTTTCTTGTATTCTAAAGAATTTGTGAATGCAGTTAAGGTTATATCAAGTATAGGTTTAGAATCAGTTTTCTTTACTATTCTATAGttatagtttttttgtttttgtttttgtttttttaaagtTTCATTTACACATGCTCTTGTAATTTGATCAGTGTAATCTCGTACAATTCCATTTTAATCAATCTATGCAGCTGTTAGCCTCACTGTCAAGTTCCTCTGTTTTTGATGAGGTGCCAATGTGGGTCCGAGCCTTTTGCTGATATGAATCCTAGAGTAGACAAAATATTTAGGAATCCTTGAAACAAAAATATCTAAGCATGATTGGATGAGAAGGAAACGTGTGAGGATGACTGGATGAAGTGAGCTGAGAGCCGAAGACGTAATTGGTTGCCATGAAAATAGTTCTCAAagctttactttttatttttgtttgtagcTGTGGTTGCTGTTATATTACAGTAATATGTTTCTGCCTTTCTGATGCAATGTGAATTTCCTTGCAGCGTGAAACATCGGTCGGCAATTCTGTTGGCAGTGGTGCGTTGCTTGAGTGGCCGTCTATCTAGCTAACTATTAAAGACTTCAAGACTTATCAGTACCTTATTATTGTCTATCAACCTTATTGTATAAGTTCCCACTATGATGGGATTAAGTACTTGTAGAAACATATCAGGCTCTTGAAATATTTGTCATCGTGACCCTTTATTATTGTATGTTTTAGGGGTTTTGTACTCGCTATGTTGGTTCTGTTTTTCAAAATAGTAGTGGCACTCTTTTGTATTTACGGGGAAACTGTTTGaggtttttgatgaggccaCTCTACTGGCTACCgttttgatgatgatgaggttATTTTTGGGATTTGTGTAGATATAGTTATTCAAATTGCCCCAAATCTACATTATTTTCTACGCAAACCAAGATGCTTGAACTATATTATTATCCCTTACCAAAAAACTCATGGAACAAGTTCAATAATGGTATCAATCCTATTCTTGATTTCCTGTAATGCATGTCCTTAGCtgaaaaaagcaaaaacatCATTAGATTGCAGGTTTCCTCTGCATTCGTTATGCCTCCGGCCGGCATATTCTGTTTCTTAGATGATTGATTTGTTGTGGGTTAAAGCGGTTAAGTTCAATTCTGAAGCTTGAACCTTCTACTTACGCTTCTAACATATTTGGGTCAAACTGCAATCAGAAAAAACTTTGGAAATGCCTCATCATGCTTAAAGGATGCCAAAATGTCATTGTTGAAGGTGACTCGAAGTTGGTCATTGATGTAGTCAACAACATAGCCAAGCCACCATGGAGAATATTTCAGATTGTTGAAGATATCCGGAGGATTGCAAAAACATTCAATTAAGCAAGTTTCAAGCACATTACTAGAGAAGCAAACTTCATAGCAGATATTTTTGCCAACCTTGGTCATGGAACCACTGAAACGAAAGTTTGAGAAAATTATTTTCCTTTGAAGCAACAAAAGCTTTATTGTTTGACCATATAGGGTCAGAATGCCCTAGAGGCATTTGTATTTAACTGTGGTTGTGGATTCCTTATATAAAAGaatatatttattataaataaatatttgggTCAAACCCGATTAGCAGGCCCAAGGTGCATGGAAGGAGGAACCACCAGCAGGATCTTCCCTCACAAGCCACCCAAGTGTACAAAACTTTTCACGTACCATTCAGTTTCTTCTCATACGTTTACCAAcggaaattaatcaatattctCCTGTTTCAGGATTGTATCGATTCTATTTCTTCTGTCTCCTCAAGTATGCTCTCTCCCTGTAGGATAAATTAGGTCTACAGTGGAAAGATTATGATTCTGAATATTAATGTACTTGGGCCAACCCATATAATTTTGTATCTAATTCCTTGCCATCTGATGAATGTTCAATAGATCAACTATGTGCTTGCATCTCTCATAACATATTTCTATGATTGATTTTCCAATTAGGGTTTTGGGTAGATAACCTCGATGGGTCGGAAGCAAAAGGCCGGTGAGAAGGCGAAATCAAAGAAGAAGGCGAAGAAGAGAAAGGCGCTGAGAGAGGCGCTGAAATTGAAGGAGTCGTCGTCGACCCGGATATGTCTTGCAACTTATGAATTTACTCCGTTGACTGAGGAGCAGCTGAGATTGGTGGATATAATGAAGATTCGACTACTAGAAAAAGGGCCTAAGGGGACTAATAATATGTGTGCCTTTTGATACCTATAGGGACAAATATGTGTCCCCATTGAGCTATAGAGACATATATCATATGTGTGCCTATTGCTAAATAGAACACATATCTCAAGCTCAAGTGTCCCCATATTATAATGTGGACCCCATGTATTCTAACTTCATCCAAATACATATTGAATGATATAGGGGTAATTCCCGTTTGCCCAAAATTCTTAGGTATTGTTCCCAAATGCACCAAACCTTCCGTATCTTACTATTTGCTTAGGAAAAGACTAAAAAGGGTTTGTTCCTAtgctattttgaatttttagagCTTTTGCCTCCCTTAGAGACTCTATTGAAAAACAAAGacgaaaacaaaactagccttcaacatgcctaaTTTTCTCCTAACGGCTTCCTGCCTAACggatactttaacaggcggaatcactgctgcttgtctcaATCTTAGTTTTAAAACTGGTTTCGTCTGTTTAGCAaaaacttttcaattttcaaaaggCAAATAGGAAATGGATGGTGATGTTTGTGGATGGTATGCAGGAATGAGAAATAACTATAGATAGAATAAAGACGTAAAATAGAAGTTTAATAAAGGTTTTTGACAAACCGGGTGGGTATCTCTTATTAATGCAACAGTAATACATGCTAATAATTCAGAGCCTCATCCTTAGGCAAACAGCAAAACTGTTTAGCTAGCCATAAGAATGAGAtcagatacttacttgtaatgaaagcacactattGCTGAATGAGAAatacactgctactatggctttcgtACTTCTTGAGTGAAGACTCTtctctcaattttctgatgccttacaaaTGGAACTTAACGCTCTATATATagagagcggaactcaaactagaattcaaaacataaaatctACAGGACAGCTCCGTGAACAACTTTTGCTTTTCtaagtgctcctgctggtggaggtcgggaagagaaaaacaaaagcagaGGTGAAAGTTGGTGAGTGAATTGCTTTCCGTCATTTCTTTTGGAAAAGTAGCTTTAACTTTTCTCAAAGTCAAAAGTGCTACAGTATTTTGCTTTTGGACGATTCACCTGTTTTTCACTCGTGATGCtacatgttctcgtctgtttctgaatgatagccaaagacaaaggagctgTTGTCCGCCTGGGCCATTCTAACAGTGGTAGCATTGTCTTCAACGTcagtatcaacatacatcttatagtggttgtcaatttcaagcttttccacccaccgcatgcatgccatagttgaatctatctcttttctggtgagagataggaataggtc belongs to Rosa chinensis cultivar Old Blush chromosome 4, RchiOBHm-V2, whole genome shotgun sequence and includes:
- the LOC112200525 gene encoding uncharacterized protein LOC112200525, with translation MGRKQKAGAKAKSKKKAKKREALRLKESSSTRLCLATYEFKPLTEEQLKLLDMMKTHERFTGPCEVEDDLGLTTDEEYMLAKAGQLEISEARMRHLDSIKSERFNYFNKYKIFEEEWDELKKRNPDKYKGEYPPEKYTRLPWHIDTEKSLAVRRSTSGCTHKELDAKPKSPKESPAATSDSGNAGEFPHNGLDAKPESQKESPTVSSVSGNAA